Genomic segment of Veillonella parvula DSM 2008:
CTGAAGTTGATGCTATTTATAAAGAAAAATATGCTCAGTTCACAACTGAAGACTATAAAACATTTGAGTCTAATCGTGCTGCCTTTGATTGGTCTTCAAAGCAAGCGTATATTGTAATGGCTAACATGATGACCATGGCTGCTTATGAAGGTCTTGATTCCTGTGCATTGGAAGGCTTTAATCAAGATAAGATGACAGTGCTCTTAGGTGATGAATTAGGTCTTTTTGATACAAAGCATTTTGGCATTGCTGTGATGGCTGCCTTTGGTTATCGTGATGAAGAACCACATCGAAATAAAACACGTCGTACAATGAATGAAATTGTTACAGTAGTTTAATCGATTGTGACTTTTATAACTACATCGAATTTCTTCATCTAATCTTTAGAAATGAATGGTATATTATAAATATACATATTATTTATTATATTTATAAAGCCCATATAATTTGATAGGATATTATAAATATATTGATTAAATAGGAAGGAGTGATCGTATGTTATGGTCAATTATTGTTGGTGGTTTTATCGGTTTTCTTGCAGGAGCCATCACTAACAAAGGTGGAGCAATGGGCATTATTGCCAATGTTGTTGCTGGTTTAGTTGGTTCGTCTGTAGGTCAAGCAATATTTGGCACATGGGGTCCTAGTTTAGCTGGCATGGCATTAATTCCTTCTGTTCTTGGCGCTGTAATTGTTGTTGCTGTTGTTTCGTTTTTCTTCGGGAAAAAGGGATAGGAATCTATTTTTAAAAGTATAGCTAACATATATAGCTAACATAACTAAAAATGATTTCATATGAAAGGATTCATAATTATGGCATTAGAAGATAAATTAAATCAAGCTAAAGGTGCATTAAAAGAAAATGCCGGTAAATTAACTGGTGACAAAGAATTGGAAGCAGAAGGTGCTGTAGAAAATACAGCTGCAAAAGTTAAAGACGCTGCACATGATGTTGCTGAAGATCTCAAAAAAGCAGCTGAAGATGTTAAAGATGCTGTAGATGGTGCGATTAGTGGCGTCAAAAATGTTCTTCATAAAGACGATAAATAATATTATATAAAGGTTATAATTAGTAATAAAAAACCAGTAAATCCTGTGATTTACTGGTTTTTGTTATTATAAATTTGTTTATACATTGAAACGGAAATGTGTTACGTCGCCGTCCTTCATGACGTAATCTTTGCCTTCCAGGCGTACAAGTCCTTTTTCCTTAGCGGCGTTCTGACTGCCGCAAGCTTGTAAGTCATCAAAGGATACAATTTCAGCACGGATAAAGCCTTTTTCAATATCCGAGTGGATTTTACCAGCTGCTTGAGGTGCTTTGGTGCCATTTACGATTGTCCAAGCACGAGCTTCCATTTCACCAGCTGTGAAGTAGTTGATAAGACCTAAAAGTGCATAACTTGCTTTGATCAGTTTTGTTAACCCAGATTCGTCAAGACCGAGATCTTCGAGGAATGCAGCGGATTCTTCGTCGGATAATTCAGCGATTTCAGACTCAATACGTGCGGACACAACAACGATACCAGCGCCTTCGTTTTTCGCATATTCCTCTACGCGTTTTACATATTCGTTGGCAGAATAATCAGATACTTCATCTTCGGAAATGTTGGCTACATAAAGAGATGGTTTAGCTGTAAGCAATGTCAACTCTTTGATCATTTCTAATTCGTCTTCATCAAGACCTTGTGCACGAACGGGTTTTGCTTCACCTAAACCTTCGATGATGCGTTCTAATAATGGCAATTCAGCACGAGCATCTTTATCGCCAGATTTTGCGATTTTTTCGATGCGTTGTTTTCGTTTTTCTACGGATTCAAGGTCAGCAAGGCAGAGCTCAGTATTAATGATTTCGATGTCGCGAATTGGATCGATAGAACCTGCTACGTGAGTGATGTTAGGGTCATCGAAGCAACGAATAACTTGTGCAATGGCATCTACTTGGCGAATATGGCTAAGAAATTTATTCCCTAAGCCTTCACCTTTAGAGGCACCTTCAACGAGACCTGCAATATCTACGAAACGCATAGCTGCAGGAAGAATACGTTTGGAACTGAACATTTCAGCTAATACAGCTAAACGATTGTCTGGAACATCAACGACACCTACGTTTGGCTCGATTGTACAGAATGGATAGTTGGCAGCTTCAGCGCCTGCTTTTGTAATAGCGTTGAATAATGTACTTTTACCAACATTTGGAAGGCCTACGATGCCTACTTCTAAATTTGTGCTCATGGTACCACCTTTTATTAACAAATTGATTTCGTTCTTTGTGAAAGTTTATAGTAATAGTTTGTTATAAACCTTATCAAATAAATATTATACCATACTAATAGGATGGAGTTACTCTATAAATATAAAATAGATTATTTCAAAGTGCTATAATATAAATAGAGTTAAATATATTACTTAAATAATGTGATAAGTTCATATTAAAATATGGGATTAATATAGATTTTTATTCGCCGTAACTATATTGATATAATTTATAGGTATATAAATTAATAAGGGTATGGAATGTATCCAATCATGTTAATGTATATATTTTTAAACCTATATAGTGAAAGCTAATAGGAAAGGAAGTTCAGTATGTTTTCCAAGCTATTTGATAGTTTCTTAGTCCATTATTTAGAATGCTTTAATGATCATTGTTTTACCGTAAAAATTGGAGATAATGAATATACAATCGGTGACGGAGAATCCGAGTTTACCGTCATCGTTAATCGCGATATTCCCAAGAAGGACTTGTTAATATCCGCAGAACTCGCCCTCGGTGAAGCGTATATGCGTAAAGATATCGAAATTGAAGGGGATTTGTTTAAAGCCCTTTGTGTAGTCCTTGGTCATGTAGGTAAGGACTCTATCAATCGTAAGGTACTTAGCTCGCTCTTTAATGCGGGTCTTAAAAAGAAAGATCAAAAACAACAAGTATCTTCCCATTATGATTTAGGTAATGAATTCTATAAATTGTGGCTCGATGAAACCATGAGCTATTCCTGTGCGTATTTTAAGCATGAGAATGATAGTCTCAAAGATGCGCAATATCAAAAGGTACATCATATTCTTGATAAATTATATTTAAAAGAAGGGATGACTTTACTTGATATCGGTTGCGGATGGGGATTCCTTCTCATTGAAGCGGCTCGTAAATATGGGGTTAAGGGCTATGGGTGTACTCTTTCCGAAGAACAATGGAAAAAAGGACAGGAACGCATTAAAGAATATGGCCTTGAAGGACAAGTTGAGATTGAACTTATAGATTATCGAGACGTAGCGGCTTCTGGTCGCACCTTTGACCGCATTGTCAGCATCGGTATGCTTGAACATGTAGGGCGACCTAACTTTCCTCTGTATATGGAGGACGCATCGGACATGCTTAAAGACGGCGGTTTGTTCCTGCTCCACTACATCAGTGATCCTTCTGAAAAGGAAACAAGTGCCTGGATTCGTAAATATATCTTCCCGGGCGGATGTTTGCCGTCCCTTCGTGAAATGGTCAGCCTCGCTTATGACTATGATATGAATGTCATCGATGTTGAAAGTTTACGGTATCACTATTATAAGACTTTAATGCATTGGTATAACAATTTCCAAGGGGTCCGTGAGCAAGTAGAGGCGAAACGGGGGAGTGAATTCGTACGCATGTGGGATCTGTATCTTTGTGGATGTGCGGTAGGTTTCTACATCGGTAATATGGACTTGCATCAAATTTTGATGACAAAAGGTGTTACGAACGAATTGCCATTAACACGTTGGTATTAAGTAAGAGTAAAAATAGACTTATAGGACAAAAAAGAGACCATCTTAAGATGGTCTCTTTTAATTAGTGGCATTGTAACTATTTTATATTTATAGATTATCGAAAGCACGTTCTGTAAGTTTCGTTAAATATTTTATTAAATGAATATCATATATAATTGTAAAAAAACTTTATCATTCTTTAGTGCCAAGTACTATAAACCCTGAATAGGATTTATTATCCTCTTTTCCTACAATGATTTTGGTACGAACATCAAAGAAATCATTCAGATTATTTTCTGTTATAGTATTCTTGGTGGTACCTAAAATATAGTTATTAGGTTTTAGCATTAAAGTTTTATCAGATATTTGAAGTGCATGATCAGGATAATGTGTGTTCATAATGCAAGCAAGATTAGATTCATCTACGATGTTTCGAATAAGTGAAAGCATGGTATACTGATTTTTAAAATCTAAATGTGATTCTGGTTCGTCCATAATGAGCAGTTGTGGTTCACTCGCTAGTGCTCTGGCAATAAATGCCAATTGCAACTGACCTCCACTTAAGCTTGATGCTGTTTTGGAAGCGAGTGAGGAAATACCTATTCTTTTTAGGACAGAGTGGACTATTTCATAGTCTTTATCTGTAGGTACAGAAAACATACCAATATGTCTACTGCGTCCCATTAATACGATTTCTTCTACCGTATAAGGAAATGATAATTCTCTTGCTTGCGGAACATAGCCAATAGGAGCATTATCATGGGGTTTAACTAGTTGATTATTTATGTATATGTTGCCTTCTTGTAACTGCTGTATACGGGAGATACATTTTACTAATGTTGTTTTTCCAATCCCGTTCCTGCCTAAAATAGTCAATATTTCGCCCGATTTTATTGTGAAAGAAATGTCTTTGAAAATATAATCTTTTTTATTATAAGCAAATGAGCCGTTTCTCAATTCAAAAATCATTTCCAATCACCTCGTGTTCGGTAAAAAAGACAAGCAAAGAATGGGGCCCCTACTAAGGCGGTGATTATTCCTATTGGGATTTCTGCAGCAATAGCTGAGCGTGCGATTAAATCCACGATAATCATGAAAATAGCTCCGACAATGATGGAGATAGGAAGTAGTTTCTGATGATCTACACCTATTAACATGCGACAAATATGTGGAATGACAAGTCCTACCCAACCGATAATTCCTGTGATGGTTACGCAGGCTGCAGTTATTAACGTGGCCATAGCAATGATAATTAGGCGTAACTTAAAAGGGTTCACTCCAAGCGCTGTAGCTTCCTCATCTCCCATAGAGAGAATGTTGATTTTCCAACGTAAAAAGTATAGCACAGCGCATCCAAAGATGATAGGAATAGAGACGAGTGAAACATTTTCGTAGGAAGCTGTAGAAAAACTACCCATTAACCAATATGTGATTGCCGGTAATTTGTCATATGGATCAGCTACATATTTAATTAAAGCTATCAATGCTCCGAAAATAGCAGAAACAATCATTCCTGATAAAACCAGTGATAATGATGTGATTTGATTTCTTAGTCGAGCTAGACTATATGTGAGGCAAACACTGGCAATACCAAAGATAAGTGCAAATCCCGTAGCGTATATATTTATTCCGGAAATTAATATTCCCAGTGCAGCGCCGAAGGCTGCACCAGAACTGACACCTAATATATCCGGACTGACTAATGGATTTCTGAAAATACCTTGAAAAACGGTTCCAGCTATTGCAAGAGCTCCACCGACAAGTATGTTTAGTAGAATTCGAGGAATACGAAGATTCCAAATTACGGCGGATTCCATATCAAATGCAGCTGCAGAGTTTCCGTTTGATAAAATATTTATAACTTGTGTGGGCATTAGCATATATCGCCCAGTCATTAAGGATATTAATACAGTAAGAGCGAGAAATACTAAAAGGCAGAAAAATATAACTAGATATTTATTTTGAGATCTCATGATTACTCCTTAGTTAAAATGTGGGAGTGTTATTTATAGAAATATTTAAGATGGTATTAATTTCACTATCTGTGAGATTGTAATGGTAGAAGGTATTGTAAAACTGTTTTAAATCGTCACGTAATATATAGTCATTAAAAGTATCAGGTTGAATGAGTTGTCCCATCCATTTCATCATTAATGGTGTTTCTACATTAGGTGCATCCCAACGATAGATTCCCATAGGTGCTTTATAAACTCGATGCGTTTTTACTGCTTTTATGTTACTCCAATTTTGACCTTCAAGCTTATCCTGATAAATATCATCAGGTCTAATGGAATCAAAGTTGCTTAATATAATTATATCTGGATCCCAGGTCATGATTTCTTCCATTGAGACTTTAGTCCAACTACCTTTTGTATCTTTTGCAGCATTTTCACCACCTGTCATAGTAATCATGAGTTGATTGACTGAATTGTTCCCCGCGACAGTTAGATTCTTATTTTGCAAATATAATACTTTCGGTTTATTTGGTAACGCAGAAGCATTTTTTTGTTTAAAATATGCTTCTGAATCTTTATGGTATGAGATTAAGGCTTCGGCTTGTTCCGGTTTATCTAGAATCTTGCCTAACAGACGAATTCCGTTTTGAATATCTTCCAATGTTCCATACTTTATGGATACAGCAGGTATACCTAGCTCTTTAAGTTTTTTTGCTACTTCTGGTTGATAATCCCAAATGATGACGACATCAGGCTTTAACTTAGCAACTTCTTCAAAATTAACATTGAAATTGTTGTCTACAAATGATGAGTTAACATTTTCTAAATCAGGAGCTAACGTCTTAAATATACTAGCTTCATATGATTTTTTAGCTGATGGATGGATGCCTACTATTTTTTTATCACTACCATCAACTGCATATACAATAGAGGTCCAAGGGATAGGGACGATAGCGATACGATTAATTTCTTTCTTCATAGATACGTCTGTACCAGTTAAATCTGTAACGACTTTTATATTGTCTTTGGTTATATCGTTTGGACCAACAGAATTAGTACAACCGGCAAATAGTAACGGGCATATTAATAATCCTGCCATAAGACTATTGTGTATAAAATTTTTCAGTTTCATACGGCACCTCCATGATGGATATAAATTAAATAAACTTATCCTAGCATTTTAAAAAATAAACTTCTAATTCCTAATTTTTATGTACATATAGAAGAATATTATAAAGTTAAAATATGTAGAAAATATCCGGTAATAGAGTTTCTGATAGTATTTTTTGGGTATAAAAAAGGCCCTCATCTATTAAGTCGATGAGGGCCTCGCTCTATTATAGCGAATGTGCTCTTAATTCTTCAGCAGATTGTGTGGAAATCCAAGCTGGTGGAATGTCGAATACTGTATAGCAACCTGTGCCGCCGTGTTTAGCAAGGCGGTAAAGACCACGTGCATAAGCAACAAGTGCAGAACCTGTGAATTCAGGGTTAGAGTCAAGTTTCAAGGAGTACTCGATAACGTGACGTGTGCCTTTTGTGCTTTCACCAGAGCGAAGAACGAAGCCACCATGTGGAATGCCTTTGTGGTTGCGATCAAGTTCTTCTTGAGAAATGAAGTTTACTACTGTTTCATAACCTACAAAGTAGTTTTCCATAGTTTTGATTTCGTTTTCAATTTTAGCTTTATCAGCATCAGGAGCAGCTACTACGTAGCACTCACGAAGGTGACCTTTGTAGCCATCAACGTCTGGAGTTTCACCATTGCGGATCGCTTCAAGGTATTGTTCTTTAGGAACAGTGTATTGACGGGCATCAAGAACACCATCGATACGACGAATAGCATCGGAGTGACCTTGGGAAACGCCACGGCCCCAGAATGTATAAGATTTACCTTGAGGCAAGATGCTTTCAGCATATACACGTTGTAAAGAGAACATGCCTGGGTCCCAACCGCAAGAAATCAATGTAGCAGTTTTAGCTTCTTTAGCTACTTTGTCTACATTAGCAAAATGCTCAGGAATACGTGCATGTGTATCGAAGGAATCGATACAGTTGAAGTATTTAGTTACCATTGGAGTTTGTTCGATAAGATCTGTTGCAGAACCACCACAAAGAACCATTACATCGATTTTGCCTTTAAAGTTAGGAATATCTTCCATCGTGTAAGTAGGTACACCAGATATAGTTTCAATACCTTGACGGCGAGAGAATACGCCGATGAGCTCCATATCAGGTTGTAACTGAACAGATGCTTCTACGCCACGAGCTAAGTTGCCGTAACCAACGATACCAATACGAATATTCATATTAGCCTCCTATATAAGTTGAAATTTAATGATTAACATATTTATTATAGCATAAAATTAATAGCTTTTAATATTTTTCTATAGAATTTTTTAGATGGTATAGAAAATAATTAATATCTAATTTAAACAAGTAATTTGTGCACAACTATATCGATACATAGCGTGTTGTTATAGGGGACAAATAAAAAATCATATGAGTATAAATTGACACATATACCCTGAACCTAGATACAATTAAATTGGTTATGTTAGCTAGTTATGTTCATAATTGAAATGTTAGAGGAGGTATAACATGAGAAGAAATGTAAAAGCTGCTGTTATTGCTGCATTAATCGTAACAGGTGCTAATGCTTTTACCATGGTATCAGCCACAACTGTGGAAAGTCATACAGACGGAAAATCTATTGGTCTTAATTTGTGGGGGGAAAAGAGACATTATACAGATGACTTAACTGTTAATGTATCAGGTTTAGGTGTAAATGGAACAAAATATCATAATAATGTTACAGGTATTTACGCCCTTGATGGGACACAAGTGGCCATCGATAAAAATGTAACTGTAACAGTTAAAAACCCAGCACCTGCAGAAAGTGGTGCGAAACGTAGACCTGATTTGGCCCATTATTACATGAGCGGTATCTATGCTGGTTATGGTGGACTTACTAATGATGGAAATAACGATGATACTCGAATTACCGTAAAAGGAAATGCTAAAGTCGATGTTGTTGGCGTTGGTTTGCAAGCTAATAAAGATGGATATATTCGGATACTAGGTGGGGCCGATGTAAAAACATATCCTTTAGATACCTCTGATACCTATTCTGCATTATCTGAAGAAGGTTTTGTTTATGTAAATACGGGTATGGATGGCTTACATCCGGGAACTAATGATGTGAAGATGTACGGTAATATAGGATTTTTAGATAAAAACTATGGTATCGACAAGAATCCACATAACCATGGCTCACATATTTCATTAGGATTAACAACACCAAATTCTAAACTGGTAGGGGGCGTACTTAATGAATTTGATGAAAGCAACAACAATCCATACCGTGGTGGTTTGCGATTGTATTTACAAAATGGTGCGACTTGGCGCAATGAATGGTTAGGCGCTGAACGCGTATATCCTACACAAGGTCGGCCTAATAATGCAAACTATTTATATACAGGTAGTCGTGTAGAGCATTTCATTGGTGGTAAAGATATAAGTAGTCAGGGTATTATCCAAGCCGTAGATCCACGACCTATTACTATTAACAACTATGCTGGTCATGCAGCTATCGACTATGAAAAGGGAGCTCCTGCGACTGCACAAGGTAAGGGAGAAGTCGTTATTAACCATGCTGATAAGGGTTCTTCTGTGACTATGCGCAGTTCGGCAGATGCACTTAAAGGGTATGTAAACGTAGACAACCCACGAGGCACTTTGCAGCAGTTGGCTAATAAATTAACATATGCTGGATTTACTAAGGGTGAGCGTAATTTAGATGTAAATGTTCAAGTCGATTCAGGCCTTATTAGTCCTGCATATTCCACTAAGCTTGGTACAGATAGCTTTACTGTTGATGGAAAACCTAGTATTACTAACCAAGCGGTTGTGACAGCGCGTGAAAGCGAAGTTGTATCTGGTGCTAAGAGTGCGTTAGCCTCCTCTGTGATGCAAATGAGAGCCGATACGAATGATTTACAACGTCGCCTCGGTGATGTGCGACTCAACTCCAATAAGCATGGTGTATGGGGAAAATACATCGGTGGTAAATCTAAAATTACGGACAGCGCCTATGTAAACCAAACCTATAACATGGCGCAAGTAGGCTATGATACGTTACGTGGCGATTGGACTATTGGTGGTGCTTTGCTATATGGTACAAGCAATAGCGATTACGCTCTAGGTTCTGGATCCGGTAAAACCGCAGGTTTAGCATTATACGGTGCAAAACAATATAATGATGGTCGTTATTTAGATGTGATTGGTAAAGTAAGTCGTTTGAAAAATGATTTTACTGTACGTAATAGCTTGGGCACAAGCTTGAGCGGAGATTACCGCAATACAGGTACCTCTTTGAGCGTTGAATATGGTAAACGGATTAAGAAAGATAATGGTTTTTACATCGATCCTAACGCAGAATTGACACTTAGTCGCTTGTCTGGTGTAAGCTTTGATGCTCGTACAAATACAGGTAGCACAGTGCACATTAACTCTGATGCGGTAAATTCCGTTATCGGTCGTATCGGTGTAGGCATTGGCAAGGAAAGTAAGAACAGCAACCTTTTCCTCAAAGCAGCATTAGCGCATGAATTCTCTGGTAAAATGAAAGCTACTTATAGCATGGCCGGTGAGCCAACCACAGGTAGTGAAGTGAACTTGAAAGACACATGGCTTGATCTTGAACTAGGTGGCTCATGGAGTGTACGTCCTAATACATATATTTATGGGACTTTCACTAAAAACTTTGGTGCTACCGTAGATAATTCCTATCGCATTGACGCAGGGATTCGGCATAACTTTTAGGTAATAGTAAATATAGTAGAGACAAATAATATGGGGATGTTATTTATTAGTACTATAGTGTTAAGGAATACTGAAATCAAATATTCATATATGTAAGGGTATATAAAAAAGACCGACTACATTCCTAGTGAAGGACTGTAATCGGTCTTTTTGTTTTATAGATATAAACTACTTTAAATCATATATTCCAGATTAAATGTAAGCTAAATATAAATCTAAAACCAAATATAGACATTATTATATTAGAATTGTAATGTTTTGATTCTTTCAACGGAACGAATTGTATTTTCACGGCTACCGAATGCTGTTAAACGAAGGTAACCTTCGCCGTGAGGTCCAAAGCCAGAGCCTGGTGTAGAGACAATTTGAACTTGTTCGAGCAAGATGTCAAATAATTCCCAACTTGTCATGTTACCAGGCGTTTTAAGCCAAATATATGGAGCGTCCACACCGCCATATACAGTAAGGCCGATAGATTCAAGTCCTTCTTTGATGATGCGAGCATTTTCTTTGTAGTATGCGATGTTAGCACGAGTTTGCTCACGGCCTTCTTTTGTGTATACTGCTTCAGCACCGCGTTGGATGATGTAAGGAACACCATTGAATTTAGTGCATTGACGGCGGTTCCACATAGGGTTTAGCGGTTGGCGTTCACCCGATTTAGTTTTGCCAGTTACTTCTTTAGGCACAACTGCGTAAGCACAACGGGTACCAGTGAAACCTGCAGTTTTGGAGAAGGACCGGAACTCGATAGCTACTTCGCGAGCGCCTTCGATTTCGTAGATAGATTTTACAGTGTCTTCTGTGCTAATGAAAGCTTCGTAAGCGGAGTCAAACATCAAAATCGCATCATTATCTTTACACCATTTGATCCATTCTACTAAACGAGCACGGCTTAAAACAGTACCAGTAGGATTGTTAGGCGAGCAAAGGTATACAATGTCTACTCGTTCAGACGGGAATTCTGGAGAGAAGTTGTTTTCTGCATAAGTAGGGAGGTATACAACCTTTTGGAAGATGCCATCTACAGATTCGCCAGTACGACCACCCATAACGTTGGAGTCTAAGTATACTGGGTACACAGGATCTGTGATAGCAATGATGTTATCTTCGCTGAATAACTCTTGGATATTACCAACGTCAGATTTTGCACCATCGGAAACGAATACTTCGTCAATAGCAATATCTACGCCTAATGGTTTGTAATCGCCATCAACAATAGCTTGACGTAAGAAATCATATCCCTGTTCAGGGCCATAACCTCGGAATGTTTCCGCTTTTCCCATTTCTTGAACAGCTTTACTCATAGCATCGATAATTGCTGGAGCAAGAGGTAATGTAACATCGCCGATACCAAGACGAATAATATCTGCATCTGGATGAGCAGTTTGGTATTCATTTACCTTTTTAGCAATATTAGCAAATAAATAAGAACCTTGAAGGTTTAAGTAGTTTTCATTGATATTAGCCATGATGACTCCTTTTTATAATCAGATTTCTCTATATATAGTAAATTATATAGAATAATGACGCAAGGATTTTCTATAGAATTTCTAGTTTATATAAATATTGTTTTAGTTTATCACTATAAAAGGGCGTATTATGGGGAATTTATTACTCGTTAATTATGTTAAAGTATATATAGATAAAGAGATTATTAGCATTGAATTAATCTCTTCATTGTTTACTCATAAAATAACTGTTGATATAATGAGTTTATGAGTTAATATCTTGATTGTTTGTATGTAATGAGAGCTAAATTGTTGGCTGTGTTTAGGGGCGTAAATTGTTTTTTGGAGGGATATTATTATGGTAGCTTGTAAGATGTCTATTAAGAAAATTTTTGATCGGATTAAGCGCGTTGATAAGTTTGAAGAGTTTAAAACAACCTATGGCATAACTCTTTCTGATGAAAAGGGAAACATAAAATTTGCAGCCAATTTTTATAAGTCAGCTATTGTAAATTACAAGGGGTATGTAAACGGCTCTAAAGACCTATATAGTGAAGTTATTGCCGAATCCCTTGTGAATGATAGTTTTATA
This window contains:
- a CDS encoding autotransporter outer membrane beta-barrel domain-containing protein, whose protein sequence is MRRNVKAAVIAALIVTGANAFTMVSATTVESHTDGKSIGLNLWGEKRHYTDDLTVNVSGLGVNGTKYHNNVTGIYALDGTQVAIDKNVTVTVKNPAPAESGAKRRPDLAHYYMSGIYAGYGGLTNDGNNDDTRITVKGNAKVDVVGVGLQANKDGYIRILGGADVKTYPLDTSDTYSALSEEGFVYVNTGMDGLHPGTNDVKMYGNIGFLDKNYGIDKNPHNHGSHISLGLTTPNSKLVGGVLNEFDESNNNPYRGGLRLYLQNGATWRNEWLGAERVYPTQGRPNNANYLYTGSRVEHFIGGKDISSQGIIQAVDPRPITINNYAGHAAIDYEKGAPATAQGKGEVVINHADKGSSVTMRSSADALKGYVNVDNPRGTLQQLANKLTYAGFTKGERNLDVNVQVDSGLISPAYSTKLGTDSFTVDGKPSITNQAVVTARESEVVSGAKSALASSVMQMRADTNDLQRRLGDVRLNSNKHGVWGKYIGGKSKITDSAYVNQTYNMAQVGYDTLRGDWTIGGALLYGTSNSDYALGSGSGKTAGLALYGAKQYNDGRYLDVIGKVSRLKNDFTVRNSLGTSLSGDYRNTGTSLSVEYGKRIKKDNGFYIDPNAELTLSRLSGVSFDARTNTGSTVHINSDAVNSVIGRIGVGIGKESKNSNLFLKAALAHEFSGKMKATYSMAGEPTTGSEVNLKDTWLDLELGGSWSVRPNTYIYGTFTKNFGATVDNSYRIDAGIRHNF
- a CDS encoding LL-diaminopimelate aminotransferase, translating into MANINENYLNLQGSYLFANIAKKVNEYQTAHPDADIIRLGIGDVTLPLAPAIIDAMSKAVQEMGKAETFRGYGPEQGYDFLRQAIVDGDYKPLGVDIAIDEVFVSDGAKSDVGNIQELFSEDNIIAITDPVYPVYLDSNVMGGRTGESVDGIFQKVVYLPTYAENNFSPEFPSERVDIVYLCSPNNPTGTVLSRARLVEWIKWCKDNDAILMFDSAYEAFISTEDTVKSIYEIEGAREVAIEFRSFSKTAGFTGTRCAYAVVPKEVTGKTKSGERQPLNPMWNRRQCTKFNGVPYIIQRGAEAVYTKEGREQTRANIAYYKENARIIKEGLESIGLTVYGGVDAPYIWLKTPGNMTSWELFDILLEQVQIVSTPGSGFGPHGEGYLRLTAFGSRENTIRSVERIKTLQF